Sequence from the bacterium genome:
CCCTCTCTGACCCATGAGTTGAACAACCACCTGGCGGCCATCCGCCTGAGCGCCGAACTGGCGGCCACGACGGGACGGGCGCCGGACTTCAACGAGATCCAGCGCCAGGTGGATCGCTGTCAGGAAGTGCTGCAGACGGTCGTCGTGCAGATACTGCGCTCGTCCCAGCCCTCGGTCATGCCCGAGACGCCGCCGCAGGCTGACCTCGCGCTGGCGATTGAGCGGGTTCTGCTCCTGACGCGCCCGCACATCCTCACCAACGGCGTGCAGCTGCAGGTGGAGATCGCGGACTTTCTGCCGCCGGTCCTGGGCTTCATGCACGAGGTGCAGGAGGCGCTGGTGCGGGTCATCATCGAGTCCGTGCAGCGCATGGCGCGGCATGACGGCCCGCGGGGGCTGACCCTGACCGTGACGCCGCGACGGAACACCGTCGAGATGCTCATCACCGATGCCAGCGAGGGCCTCAACACGCGCGAACTGGCGCTCATCAGCGGCCGGGCGGTGGCTGTGTCGCGCGCCGAGGACCGGACCTGGGAGATCGTGCGTGACGCCATCTGCCGCTTCGGTGGCGAAGTCCACGCAGACAATGGCCTCAACGGGGGCATGAGGCTGCGCCTTAGCTTGCCGATCTGTGACGAACAGCAGGTGGTGGCTTGAAATGAGCATACTCACCGAGGGCAGCATTGGGACGGGACACCACGCACTCGTCGTGGACGACGAGCCCGTGGTGGGTCATATCATCTGCAGTGTGCTCGAGCAGATGGGATACCAGGTGGATCAGGCGCTGGACGGCGACCAGGCGCTGGGCCTGGCGCGCCAGACGCCCTATGACATCGTCGTGTGCGACCTGCTGATGCCGCGCCTCAACGGCATGAATCTGTACGAAGTCTGGCGGGAAGAGGCGCCTCGCATCGCCCGACGCACGGTGTTCGTCACCGGCGACAGCCTGGGGAACGAGACCAGCGACTTCATCAACCGCACGGGGTGCCGCTGCATCTTCAAGCCCTTCCGGCTGAGCGAACTGGCCGAAGTCGTGGCCCAGGTGGAGCAAGAACAGGTGGCCTGAGGGCACGAGCCCACACCGCTAGTCATCCCAGGGGTCGGGCGATACGCCCGGCCCCATGCCGTTTCCGCCCCCGCAGGCAGGAGTGTCCGCGTCGGACCTCGAAGGCGTTCCCCACGTTCGCAACCTGAGTTATCCACGACCCGAGGGTAGCCATGAGACAGATGATCCTGGCGATGGGCCTGGCTGTGGCGCTGGCGTCGGCGGCCGGCGCGGCGGTGGTGTCGGACGGAAACGGGCTGACAGGCGCCTGGGACGGGCAGACGCTGTCAGGCCTGAAGCTGGGCGGGCGGATGCTGGACGGCGTCACCGCCACGGTGGCGCTGCGCGACCCGCGCACCGGCCGTCCTGCGGACTCGGCGCAGTTCAAGCTGACCTGCCAACTGACTGGCCGGAACGGCGCGCTGTGGCTGCAGGGCCGCGTCACGGCCGCCGGCGAAGCCGACACCGTGGCTGACCTGGTGCTGCGCTGGGAGGGGGTGTCGCTGCCCACGGGCAACGGCGACACGGACCTGCTGCTGGCCGCCAAGCTCGTGAACAAGCTGCCACTGTGCCCACTGCGGCGCCTGGCCGACGGCAGCGACGTGCTGGCGATGGCCGTGCCGGCCGACGATCCGGTTGTCTACGCCTTCAAGGACCTGCCGGGCGAGCAGGCAGTGGAGCTGCGGCTGCCGCTGGGCTTCACGCGCGACGCCGCGCCGGCCCTGCGGATGCAGGCGCCGTTCCGCCTGGTGCTCTTCCAGACTGACCCGCGGTGGCACTTCCGCTCCGTGCTGGCGCAGTACTACCGCCTCTTCCCGAAGCAGTTCGCGCGGGTCGAGAAGCGCGACGGCGGCTGGTTCTTCGCCAACGAGGTGCCGCAGATCCCCAACCCGCAGCACTTTGCGTTCTTTGAGGGGCTCGGCGACGCGAAAGTCACGCATGACCGTGGGCTGGGAATGTATCCGTATAGTGAGACCAGCTCCGAGACCATCCACCTACCCGGCCCCGGCCTGCCCAGGGGCTATGACGAGGCTATGCAGCAGCTTGAGGCACTGGAGCAAGCGCGCGCGCCGCAGGGATGGGAAGTCGCCGGTGGCGACCTGGACGAGGCCGTCAAGCACGGCGGACGCTTCTCGTACCAGGCCTCCGCTGACAAGCCCGGCTCGGCCTATGCGCGCCAGATCGTGCCCTTGAGGCCGGCCATCGCCGAGCCGGTGGTGGTGGAGGGCTGGAGCAAGACCGAGAACGTCAGCGCCGGCGGCAATCCCAACGACTACTCGATCTACGTGGACTGCCAGTTGGCCGACGGGAGCTACCAGTTCGGCCAGTGCGCCACGTTCCGCGCCGGGACGCATGACTGGGAGAAGGCGACCTTCGTCATTCAGCCGCGCCAGCCGCTGACCGACCTGCGGGTGTACGCCATGTTCCGCAACCGCACCGGCACGGCGTGGTTCGACGATGTGCGCCTGTACCGGCAGAGCAAGCCCGGAGAGAACCTCATCGCCAACACGGACTTCGAGACGCTGGGGAAGCGGGCGGACATCCAGTACTGCCGCGACAACGCGCTGACCGACGCGGAGGGGCGGTACCGCTTCATCATCACGGATAACCTCGCGGCAGACATCCCGCCGGCGCACCCGCTGAGCCTGCTGCGGTTCGCCTGCAACGTGGACCCGGACTGGCAGGCGCCGGAGGGGCGGCCGACGCCCTGCGGCCGGGCGGTAGCCATGTACGACAACCTGTTCGCCACGGTGGACATTGATGGGGCCTACATCGACTCGGTGTGCGCGTGGTGCGTGTGGTACCTGAACTTCCGGCGTGACCACTGGCCGGCGGCCACGTCCCTGTTCACGTACGACCCGGCGACCTTCAAGGTGGCCCAGGCCGGGAAGCTGGCGATGGTCAAGTACCTGCGCTTCATCGGCGATCGCTTCCATCGTGCGGATGCAGGCATCCGCCAGGGCAAGACGATCTTCGGCAACATGGGGCCCTCGACCGAGGCGTGGGACAACTACCCGGCCCTGGACATCATCGGCATCGAGAGCAGTCAGTTCCGCGACCGGGCGCTGATGGGCTATCACCGCTTCGGCGGCTACCACAAGCCCGTGCTGCCGATGAACTTCGTGAACCTGCACCACCTCGACGACCGCGCCACGGCCGAGGAGTTCGTGCTCGCCAGCGCCCAGTGGGGCGAGTTCCCCAGCACCGGACGCTATGTGCGGGAGGGCTACACCAGCTACGGGGATGTGTGCCACTCGTACTATCCGCCGCTGGTGGAGATGTCGCGGGCCGGGTGGGAGCCCGAGCCGCTGTGTGAGGGCGTGCGGGCCGAGCGGTTCGGGACGGGCGACCCGCTCTACTTCACGGTGCGCGCCCCGCACGAGGCGCGGCAGGCTCAGATGCTGATCCTCAAGCAGGCGCTGGGGGCGATCAAGAACCCTGTCGTCATGGATGCGGTGCAGTTGACGCCGGTGCCCGCGAAGCTGACACCACAGGGGCTCGCAGTCAGCATCACTGACGGGGCTGATGTGCTGACGATCCTGCGGGTGTCGTCGGCCGAGAACGCGCGGGGGTGGCTGCTGGAGCGCGCGGCGTTGCACTGCGAGTACGGCTCGCGGGTGCAGGCGATCTCCCCGCACACGGCGCCCCTGCAGGCCCTCGCCCGGGAGCTGCGCCAGCCCGGCCGCAGGAACGCCAGCATCCTGCTGGCAGCCGTGAAGCGCCTGCAGTCCGAGGAGGCGAAGGTCGAGGCCGAGCCCGACAGCCTGGAGAAGACGAGCCTGCTCTTCGAGCTGCGCGACGCCGAGCGGGCGCTGGCCGAGTGGCTGCTGGCCGCAGACGGCGCCAGCCTGCAGGCCCCCGGCCTCGGCCTGACCCCGGTGTCGGAAGCCGCCAGCCTCTCCCCCACCTTCGCCGCCGGCACGAGCGGGGCGAAGCTGCTGGGCAGTTGGGGCGAGGACGGGCGCAACATCCTGCGGCGGCAGCATGAGAAGATCCCGGCCGATCTGGCGGCACCCGGGCAGCCAGCCGTCCTGCGGAGCAGCCAGCCGGGCGCGGCGCACGTGCTCTCGGCGATCCATGTGCCCATCCCCGGGGCGGCGCCGATCATCGTGCTGCGCGCCCAGAACGTGTTCTTCGCCTCCGTCCTGAAGGCGCGCGTGGAGCGCACCGCTGACCCGGCGGACAAGAGCTTCGTCTACAAGGTCACCGTAGAGCGCCTGACGACGCCGACGGCGCTCACGGTGAGGGCGTCCGGCGCCGGGGCGCAGATCGAGCCGGCACAGGTGACGCTGCAGCCGCAGGAGCCCGTGGCGCAGTTCCGCGTGCGGGCGCGCGAGGGCAACACCGAGGTCGTGCAGTTGCGCTTCACGGTGGAGATGGCCGGCCAGCAGGTGGCCGAGGCGACGTCGGAGTTCCGCAACCTCCCCATGCCGCCGCCGCACCCGCTGGCGACACTGGCCGGGGGCGCCACGGCGACCGCCGACAGCAGCTACTCGGGCTACAGCCCCGAGGTGGCCATTGACGGCGTGTGGGAGACGACGGGGCTGCACTGGACGAAGCGGGCGTGGGCGTCGCAGGATGCCGCGCAGCCGGAGGGGCACTGGCTGGAGATCAAACTGCCGAAGCCGACGGCCGTGTCGCAGGCGTGGGTCTACTGGGCCATTGACGACAACCTGGTGTTCTCGTCGCGTGACTACGACATCGAGACCTGGGACGGCCAGCAGTGGCAGTCGGCGGCGCAGGTGCGCGGCAACCCGCTGAGCACGGTGACGGTCAGCCAGTGGCCGACCCGCACGACGGACCGGGTGCGCCTCCACCAGCTCAAGAGCGGCGGCGCGGCCCGCCGCCCCGAGATCATGTGGGTGACGGAGGTCGGGTTGTACTGACCGGGGGGCGGGTCCCGCGACCGACCCTGGGGCCCGTAGCGCGGGCGGCCTCGCCCGCGCGAGTCACATCACCGGGCAGGCGAGGCCGCCTGCCCTACTGGACCCCTGCCGAGCCGTGCTACCGCAGCCGCAGGATCCAGCGGATCATCTGGTCACGCACGGCGTACAGGTCGCCGGTCACGTCGAGTTGATCCAGGAACGCCTGCGCCTGTTTGGCGTCGCGGCGGTTCTTCGCGGACGCGATGGCCTGGCGTAGCGTCCCCAGGTAGCGCAGGTCGTCAATCCCCTCGCGATAGCCCTCCCACTGCACCGTGTCCACGACGCCATCCACCGTCGGGTAGACGAAGTTGTGCTGGCGGTAGTGGCCGATGGACCAGTCGTTCCACGACGGGCCGCCGCTGTAGTAGATGTACGTCATGCCGCCGTCGTAGTTGTTCGCGGCCAGCAGCAGGCCGAAGTTGCGCCGGTAGGTCTCCGGCTCCTCGATCCCGCCCTGCGGGTTGGCATAGCAGAAGATCTTGTGGCCCTTGCTGTGCCAGTTGGCCGCCTCTTCCTTGGTTGGGTCGCCGTAGCAGACCAGCAGGTCTTGCAGGTCGCCGACCAGCGGGAAGTTCTGCCCCGGCGAACCGGCCACGAACACCTTGCCCCCGTTGGCGTGCACCTGCTCCCACGCCGGGCGCTGCGCGGTGAGCTTGTCCCCCTGGGCCTCGTCATTGCCATAGAAGTAGAACTCGCTGAAGCCGAAGCCCCTGGCGGTCTCGATGATCTGCTTGATCTCCTCGGGGGTGACGCGCGAGGTGTAGGCGGTCAGGTAGTACAGGCGGTCGTGGCGCATCCCCGCTTCCTGGCGCAGGCGTAGCTCCTCGGGGAACTGCCCGGCCGAGGGCTGGCAGCCGACCGTGGGGTTGTCTATGCCGTGCTCGCGCAGATTGACCAGCTCCGCCCTGAACTGCGCCGGGGTGCGCTTGCGGATGCCGATCTGGCCCGGCCCGGTCGTGTCCAGCTCTAGACCCCAGTGGAAGTAGATGCTGGACTCCAGAGGGTTGGGGGCGAGGTCGAAGGGGAGGACCTCCACGGCGAGCGGCAGCGTCTCCACCGTCTGGCCGGCTGACAGCAGCTCCACCCGGCCCCGGTACAGGCCGCTCGTGGCGTCCTGTGGCACATGGACCGTGACCCAGAACTGCTTGGCGGTGCGGGGGCGGATCGCGACGGGCTGCAGCGTGGCGGCATCGCGGATCGGCAGGGCATCGGCGGCGCAATTGCTCTCCTCGGCGGTCGGCTTCGGGTTGCTCATGCAGCGCCAGACTTCGCGGCCGTCGGGGAACCGGAGCTTCACGTAGTTGGCGCGGGCGGCTTCATCCACGCGGACGAGTTCGTCGTCCTTGAGCAGCAACTCGGGGGTTAGCAGGTACTTGCCCTCGTTGATCGGGAAGCGCCCGCTCCCACCACTCTGGTACCACACCTTCACCGCGCGGACATCCACCGCCGCCGCCGGGATGACGCCGGGGCCGCGCAAGTCCGAGGTCTTCACTTCCAGGCGCACCGCCCGGCGCAGCGGATAGACGACGAAGGAGGCGGGCTCGTACTCGCCACGGCAGGCGCGGAGGGACAGGTCGCGCGACAGGCGCGCCGGGGGCTCCGGGGCCGGCAGGATCTTGCGGTTCGTGACGGCCACGGTGGCGTAGGCGAGCAGCTCCTGCCCCGGTGCGGCCAGCTTCGCCATCTGCCGGGCGGCCTCGGCCCCGGCGATGGCGTTGTTGAGGTCCTCGGTGGCGACAGCGAGTTGCCCCAGGGCGGCCTGACCCGTGCCCAGCAGCTCGCCGAGGGCCTCGGAGGAGACCGGCTTGCCGGCTGCGACGGCGACTCGCAGGGGCTGGAGGCTGGCCTCGGCGGGGCCGAGAGTGGCTTCCAGCTGGCGTCGGGCGCTGGCGCGGATCATGGCCCGCTGCCGCAGCGTCGCCGCCTGCCGGTCGAAGGGCTGCAGGAAGCGCCCGGCCAGCGCGCCGGTGCAGGCGTCATCGAAGGTCATCGCGGCGAAGGCGGGGACGTTGTGGAAGCTGCTGCCGGTGGGCGACCAGGCGCTCAGTTGCAGCCCGCCCGGCTGGCGCTGGCGGCACAGGTTGAACCACCAGATGGCCCCGTGCTGCGGCGCCCCGCCGAGTACCGCCAGCGGAATCGTGAAGGTGGCGGTCCAGCGGTCGGCGCCGCGGGAGGTCTCGACGGTCCACGGTGCATCCCATTTCGGGGCGCCCTTGCCCTTCTCGTCCCATTTGGCGCCGAGGGCGTTGGTGACGAAGTGGTAGTACTCCTGCTCGGTCCCCCGGGGGCTGATGAAGACCTCCAGGCAATCGTCGCTGAACAGGTTGCCGTCATCGTCCTTCCGACACTTGGCGACCAGCGCGTCCATCTTCGGCTCGAGGCACTCGACCACGAAGATGAGCTTGTCCCGGCTGAGGCAGGCCGCGGCGCGAGTCTGGGCGGCCGCCGGCTTGCCGGCGCTGTCTAGGAAGTCGGTCATGACCTGGCCTGCAGGCAGCAAGGCCAGCGTCGGCGTCGCGGTGGGCGCCGGCAGGACACGGTAGACGCGCACGGCGGCCGGGGCGGCGGCAGCAGACAGGAGCGCCAGCAGGCACGCTGCCATAGCGAAGCGGCGCGGGGAGGTGGTCATCGGGGAGTTCCTTTCTCGTCCGGGCATGTCGGGAAGCAGCACGCCATTCGGCGCGCGGGGCCAGTGAACCTGCCCGGGTGTGCAGGGCCGGGGGCGGGGACGGGGAACCCTCCGCCATCTCTGCCTCCCAAGAGGTGCCCCCGTGAAGCATCTACCTGACGTGAAGCCGCTGACGTGGAAGGGCGATCTGGCTGCCCGGATGGTTGCCGGGATGGACAAGTTCCTGCGCCGCGCTACGGTCGAGCGCGCCGGGCAACGCGAGCGCTACTGGAAGCGCGACACAAAGTCCTGGGCGCGGCACGAGAAGTCTGTCGCGCCGAATCGCGCGCGGCTGGCGAAGTTCCTCGGGGTGGTAGATGAGCGGGTCGAGGCGGAGATGTTGCTGGAGGAGAGCGGGTCCAGAGGCGCCATCCACTACATCGGGGACATGAGCCAGTCGCAGCACACCGTCCGTGATGCGCGACTGATGGTGTTGCCTGGCGTCACGGCAGAAGGCCTGCTCCTGCGGCCGAAGGGCCCGATGGTTGCGAGTGTCGTCGCGATGCCTGACTGCGACGAGACACCCGAGTCCGTGGCGACGGGCCTCGGGGCGCGGTTGGCGCAGAATGGCTGCCAGGTGTTCATCCCGACGCTCATCAACCGTGACTGCGAGTGGTCCGGGGTCGCCGGCGCCATGACCAACGAGCCGCACCGGGAGTTCATCTATCGCGCCGCGTATGAGTTGGGGCGGCACATCATCGGGCTGGAGATACAGAAGGTGCTGGCGGCGGTGGACTGGTTCAGCAAGGCGGGCTTGCCCATCGGGGTCATCGGCTACGGCGAGGGGGGGCTGATCGCTCTGAATGCCGCGGCACTGGACACGCGCCTTGACGCCGCGGTCGTCAGCGGGTACTTCGGTCCGCGCGAGGGGCTCTTCGCCGAGCCGATCTACCGCAATGTCTGGCGGCTGCTGGAGGAGTTCGGGGACGCGGAAGTGGCTAGTCTCATCGCCCCGCGGACGCTCATCGTCGAGCACTGCCCATTCCCGGCGGTTGACGGGCCGCCGCCGGTGAGCGAGGGGCGCTCGGGTGCGGCACCCGGGGCGATCACGACCCCGTCGGCGGCCGCGGTCCGCAAGGAACTCGGCCGTACCGAGAAGCTGCTGGGCGGGCTAGAGCCGGCGCTGAGCTTGGTCGAGACGGAGGCGCCGGGCAGCGCGGCGGCGCTGGAGGCATTGCTGGGAGCCCTGGGCGCGCCCTCAGCCGGCGGGCACAGCGAACGGTGCTGGACGGTCCACGCCAGCGCCCGCCTCAAGCGCCAGTTCGACGAGATGGTCGAGTGGACGCAGGCGCTGATGCGCGAGTCCGAGTACATCCGGCGCGACTACTGGGCGCAGGCCGACGCGACCGACGTGAAGTCGTGGGTGAAGACGACCAAGGCCTACCGCAAGCGCTTTCATGAGGAGGTCATCGGGGCGCTGCCGGAGCCGGACATGCCACCGAACCCCCGCGCCCGGCGAGTCTTCGCCACCGAGGCCTTTACCGGCTATGAGGTTGTGCTCGACGTGTATCCGGATGTGTTCGCCTACGGCATTCTGCTCGTGCCGCATGATGTGCAGCCCGGCGAGCGCCGGCCTGTCGTCGTGTGCCAGCACGGGCTGGAGGGCCGGCCGCAGGATGTGGCCGACCCGTCGGTCGAGGGGAACTGCTACTACCAGTTCGCCTGCCGGCTGGCCGAGCGGGGCTTCGTGACCTTCGCCCCGCAGAACCCCTACATCGGGTATGACGCCTTCCGCGTGCTGCAGCGGATGGCCAACCCGCTGGGGCTGTCGCTGTTCTCGTTCATCATCCGCCAACACCAGCGCCTGCTGGGGTTTCTGAAGACGCTGCCGTATGTGGATGGCAAGCGGCTGGCGTTCTACGGGCTGAGCTATGGCGGGAAGACGGCCATGCGGGTACCGGCGGTGCTGGAGGACTACTGCCTGTCCATCTGCTCGGGGGACTTCAACGAGTGGATCTGGAAGAACGCCTCGACCCGCGCGCCGTTCAGCTACATGCGCACCGGCGAGTATGAGATGTTCGAGTTCGACCTGGGGATGACGTTCAACTACGCCGAGATGAGCTACCTCATCTGCCCACGCCCCTTCATGGTCGAGCGCGGGCACTGGGACGGCTGCTCATGGGATGAGTGGGTCGCATACGAGTACGCCAAGACGAACTACCGCTACGACCTGCTGGGGATCGGCGACCGGACCGAGATCGAGTACTTCAACGGCCCGCACGAGATCCACGCGGTGGGAACGTCCGCGTTCCTGGAGAAGCACCTGAGGGGGCAGTAGGGGTCGGGTGGGGTGCATGTCGCGCGAGTGCTGCGAGTGCCGCGTGGGCGCGCGTGTCCCCACGCGCGCATCGGGTAGCGACAGAAGACTGCGCGCGTGGGGACACGCGCGCCCACGCGACCCGATGGCTACAGCGTCTTGCCGTAGATGACCTGGCCGTCGCCGACGCCGTAGAACTCGGGCACGTGGCCGTAGGGCTCGTAGCCGGCGCGTTCGTACAGGCGCCGGGCGGGAGCGTATGAGGGCGTGTCCGAGGTCTCGATGATCAGGACGCGCCCCCCGAGCCGGCGCGTCTCGTCCTCCACCCGCCGCAGGAGCTTGCGCCCCACGCCCTGCCCGTGGCACGCCGGGTCTACCGCGAGCCAGTACAGGTCATAGGTGCGGTCGGTCAGCGGCCGCGGGCCGAAGATGGCGAAGCCGACGGGCTGCCGACTCACCGTGGCGACGATGACCGCGTAGTCCTCCCCCGTGAGACTCTCACCCAGGAGTTCGCCGATCGTCTCGACTTCCTCGGGGGTGAAGACGCGACAGTCCGACGAGAGGCGGACGAGGGCGGGAATGTCGGCCTTGCGGAGCCGCCGCAGGCGCGTGGGCGCGCGTGTCCCCACGCGCGCATCGGGTGGCGACAGACTGCGCGCGTGGGGACACGCGCGCCCACGCGACACCGTCTCAGGCCGGTCCAGGCCCAGTCGCGTCGTTGCGGCTGCGAGGATGGCTGCGATGACCTCGACGTGCTCGATCCCCAGGCGGTTCGCCAGGATGATGAGGTCGCTTACCACCGGCTTGAGGCCGGGGAGGGGGTTGGCCTCGATGAAGTGCGCCACGTGGTCGCGGAGGCGGAAGTCTATCCGCGCGACATCGCGGCAGCCGAGGGCCTGCCAGCAGGTCAGGGCCGCCGCGCGGACCGCTGCCTCGTCCTCGGGCGTGAGGGGCGCCGGGGCCTCATAGCGCATCAGTTGGCGGTACTCGCGCTTTTCGCGCAGGCCGTAGACGAAGGTGTCGGCCTGGGCCCGGGTAGGGATTGCCTGCATGATGCCCAGGACATGCGGGGGATCGTTGCCGACGAGGCCCACCGTCAGGTCGGGGCCTGCCACGAACTCCTCCACGAGCACCGGCTGGTCGTAGCGCCGGCGCACACGGCGGATGGCGGCGGGCAGGCGGCGGCGGCTCGTGATGACGCTGTCGGCGCCAATGCCCTTGCTGGAGCCCTCGTACGCGGGCTTGAGGATCACCGGCAGCGGCAGCCGCGCGAGGTCGTCGGCGACGGCGGCCGGGTCGTCGGCGACGAGCACCCACTGCGGAGTGGCCGCGCCGGCGGCACGCACCAGGCGCTTGGCGCAGTCCTTGTCCAGCGTCGCGGCCATCGTCAGGGCGTCCGAGCCCGTGTACGGCAGGCCGAAGCTCTCCAGGAGCGCGGGCACCCACGACTCGCGGCAACGCCAGGCGCCCCGGCCCTCGGCCAGATTCAGCACCAGCTCGGGCCGAGCGCCAGTCAGCAAGCGCCGCACGAGCTGCTCACCATCGCCCAGCAACATGACCTCGTGGCCGAGCAGCGCGATGGCGTCGGCGATCTCGCGGATCGTCTCGGGGGAGTCCAGCTCCTCCTCGGCGTCATCGGGATGGTCGGTGGAGACCAGGGGTAGACGCTGGGGTGGGGCGCTCTTGACGGAGTAGGTGAAGCCGATGATCACCGGGGCCCAGCGCTCCCGCGCCGGCGGCGGCGCTGTAGCCGGGGCGTACTCTCGGGCGCGAGCACCGTCTCCTGCCCGGCCAGCAGCCCGCTGACGCCCTGGCGCAGCGCACTGTCGCAGGCGGCAGGCGCCCCGCTCTGCGGGTTGTAGCGGAACAGCACGCCCTCGTAGTTGCGCAGCACGACGGAGTCCTCGGAGGCGGAGACGAGGTAGTTGGGCATGATCGGCACCTTGCCGGCGCCGTGCAGCCCATCCACGGCATAGGTGGGCACCGCCACGCCGGAGACGTGCCCGCGTAGCCCCTCAATGATCTCCAGGCCCTTCCACAGCGAGGTGCGAAAGTGCCCCGCGCCGCGCACGGGGTCACAGTGGAACATGTAGTAGGGCCGCACCTTGATGCGCAGCAACCCGCGCACGAGGGCATGCATGGCCTCGACGGAATCATTGACGCCCTGCAGCAGGGTCGTCTGGTTGTTCACGGGAATACCCGCCTCGATCAGCAGGCGGCAGGCGAGGGCGGACTCGCGGGTGATCTCGCGCACGTGGTTGAAGTGGGTCTGCACCCAGACCTTGCGCTGGGCGGCGAGCATGTCCACCAACTCGCCGTCGAGCAGGCGCTGGGGGAGGGTGACGGGTACGCGCGTGCCGACGCGGATGAGGTCCACGTGCTCGATCTCGGCCAGCGGGGCGATCAGGCGGCGCAGGCGGGCGGCCGACAGCATCAGCGGGTCGCCGCCGGAGACGATGATGTCATGCACCTCGGGATGGTCGCGCACGTACTGCACGACGGCGTCTACATCGGCCTGCAGGTGAGGCTCGGCGTCGCGGGCCATCGTGTTGCGCTTGCGGGTGCAGAAGCGGCAGTACATGGGACAGACCTGGCTGGCGAGCACCAGCACGCGGTCGGGATACCGATGCGTCAGCCCCCGCACCGGGGAGTCCTCTTCCTCCTCCAGCGGGTCCTCCATCTCGTCGGCCGCGGCTTCGTTCAGCTCCAGCGGCGAGGGTACGGCCTGCAGGCGGATGGGGTCGTCCGGGTCGTCGGGGTCAATCAGTGACAGGTAGTACGGGGGAATGGCCAGGCGGTAGGCGTCCGCCACGACGGCGAGGGCCTCGACGGTCGGCGGAGGCAGAGGCAACACGCGGGCCAGTTGCGCCACGGTGCGGACCGTGTGCTTGTGCTGCCAGCGCCAGTCAGTCCACTGCTCGGGGGCGACACCTTGCCAGGGGGCAGGGGGCCGAGTAGGCTCAAGGGAGTACTCTCCCCCTTCACCAGGATCGAGCTGCGGCAGGCGGATCGGATGTGAAGGGGTCAAGTGAGGTCAACGACCTCCCGATGCCGAAATGTGGCCCTTGTTTGGTGCGCGATTGTAGACCCGACCTGAGGGAGAGTCAAGTTGCTTGATGGCCTTGGCGGGAAGATTGTGGTGCTGTATACCTCGGTGGCCGAGGCGCTGCTCGACGTACCCGAGGAATTGCGGGACTCGATGGACCTGGGCGTCCATGCGCAGGAGGTGGCGCGGGTGCTGTTGGCGGGAGAGCACGACGCCTGCGCGCTGTGCTGGGATGACGCCGTCTGGCCGACCCTCACGGCCCTGCAGGACCTGCAGCCGGAGGTCATCTTCAACCTGGCCGAGTGCCCCCAGCGCACCTGCCTGAAGGCCCCCCACGTCGCGGCAGTGCTGGAGTTGCTGCGGCTGCCGTACACCGGCAA
This genomic interval carries:
- a CDS encoding dienelactone hydrolase family protein, with amino-acid sequence MKHLPDVKPLTWKGDLAARMVAGMDKFLRRATVERAGQRERYWKRDTKSWARHEKSVAPNRARLAKFLGVVDERVEAEMLLEESGSRGAIHYIGDMSQSQHTVRDARLMVLPGVTAEGLLLRPKGPMVASVVAMPDCDETPESVATGLGARLAQNGCQVFIPTLINRDCEWSGVAGAMTNEPHREFIYRAAYELGRHIIGLEIQKVLAAVDWFSKAGLPIGVIGYGEGGLIALNAAALDTRLDAAVVSGYFGPREGLFAEPIYRNVWRLLEEFGDAEVASLIAPRTLIVEHCPFPAVDGPPPVSEGRSGAAPGAITTPSAAAVRKELGRTEKLLGGLEPALSLVETEAPGSAAALEALLGALGAPSAGGHSERCWTVHASARLKRQFDEMVEWTQALMRESEYIRRDYWAQADATDVKSWVKTTKAYRKRFHEEVIGALPEPDMPPNPRARRVFATEAFTGYEVVLDVYPDVFAYGILLVPHDVQPGERRPVVVCQHGLEGRPQDVADPSVEGNCYYQFACRLAERGFVTFAPQNPYIGYDAFRVLQRMANPLGLSLFSFIIRQHQRLLGFLKTLPYVDGKRLAFYGLSYGGKTAMRVPAVLEDYCLSICSGDFNEWIWKNASTRAPFSYMRTGEYEMFEFDLGMTFNYAEMSYLICPRPFMVERGHWDGCSWDEWVAYEYAKTNYRYDLLGIGDRTEIEYFNGPHEIHAVGTSAFLEKHLRGQ
- a CDS encoding GNAT family N-acetyltransferase produces the protein MIIGFTYSVKSAPPQRLPLVSTDHPDDAEEELDSPETIREIADAIALLGHEVMLLGDGEQLVRRLLTGARPELVLNLAEGRGAWRCRESWVPALLESFGLPYTGSDALTMAATLDKDCAKRLVRAAGAATPQWVLVADDPAAVADDLARLPLPVILKPAYEGSSKGIGADSVITSRRRLPAAIRRVRRRYDQPVLVEEFVAGPDLTVGLVGNDPPHVLGIMQAIPTRAQADTFVYGLREKREYRQLMRYEAPAPLTPEDEAAVRAAALTCWQALGCRDVARIDFRLRDHVAHFIEANPLPGLKPVVSDLIILANRLGIEHVEVIAAILAAATTRLGLDRPETVSRGRACPHARSLSPPDARVGTRAPTRLRRLRKADIPALVRLSSDCRVFTPEEVETIGELLGESLTGEDYAVIVATVSRQPVGFAIFGPRPLTDRTYDLYWLAVDPACHGQGVGRKLLRRVEDETRRLGGRVLIIETSDTPSYAPARRLYERAGYEPYGHVPEFYGVGDGQVIYGKTL
- a CDS encoding KamA family radical SAM protein translates to MTPSHPIRLPQLDPGEGGEYSLEPTRPPAPWQGVAPEQWTDWRWQHKHTVRTVAQLARVLPLPPPTVEALAVVADAYRLAIPPYYLSLIDPDDPDDPIRLQAVPSPLELNEAAADEMEDPLEEEEDSPVRGLTHRYPDRVLVLASQVCPMYCRFCTRKRNTMARDAEPHLQADVDAVVQYVRDHPEVHDIIVSGGDPLMLSAARLRRLIAPLAEIEHVDLIRVGTRVPVTLPQRLLDGELVDMLAAQRKVWVQTHFNHVREITRESALACRLLIEAGIPVNNQTTLLQGVNDSVEAMHALVRGLLRIKVRPYYMFHCDPVRGAGHFRTSLWKGLEIIEGLRGHVSGVAVPTYAVDGLHGAGKVPIMPNYLVSASEDSVVLRNYEGVLFRYNPQSGAPAACDSALRQGVSGLLAGQETVLAPESTPRLQRRRRRGSAGPR